GCTCTAGGCAAGTTCTACCtgtatattagtggtagtcgtgtatacatacaacctgtatttttACGTAACTAAGCAATAATATAATTAATTGGTTTAATTTGACAATTCTTTATTCTTGCTCAAATCGGCAGAATCTTAACTTTAACGCGGCCGTCTACCAACCAAACCGGAGAACCCTTGGAAGAGCTTGAGTAGCGGCACGGGAGCGCGCGTCTATTTTATATGTGGTGTATTTCGCGCGGTTTTGATTACTTCtcagaaaaaaacaagcaagcagaaTATACCGATTAGAATAAAAAAGTTGTCGGATGAAAGTTAATTAAATAATTATTGCGTCGTAATgaaaaaatacaggttgtatgtaAACACAACGAACACTAATGCACAGCCGCGGTCCCGTCTGTGTAgggcgcgcgagcagccggtttttgctctgcggggcgacaccttgaggcagtttcgggctttCACGTGGTGTGTCAGtagcatgcgcggcctagtagtcaggctgatcACGTCAGAGATGCGTGGGCAGAACGTTCCtagagcgcatgtttttttttgttttttttaaatcttggtccgagttagctgggacacccggtgtgtGTGGGTGCACTGTATAtaacgtgtacacacacacacacacacacacacacacacacacacacacacacacacacacacgcacgcacgcacacacgcacgcacgcacacacaccacacacacacacacacacacacacacacacacacacacacacacagggtgtccTTTTAAACAATACACGTTTTTTGATAAAAATGCTATAACAGTCAAGGCCCCTGtcatcttcgcaaacgaactctacgtcAAGGCGCAAAAACTTtaccgcacctaaagttacatagAAATGAGCAATTAAGAAAAAGTCATTCAATTTTTCATTATAATCTTTAGGGACGTTGTTTCTGTGGTAGAGTTGTAGGGCGTcacaatttatgacatgcccgTTTTTTTTAATCGCAAGAAACTCACGTTATTTCAGATAATATTCGTCGAAATTCAAGACGCCCGATCgagacgaaaccgaaactgagctcACCGGTCGCGCGAAAAGCCCGTCAGCCCTGTTAAGTCAGACCGGAAGCTCtcgtgacgaactttgaaaaaggGCGCCTCGCAGCAAAATATAGTCGCGAAAACGGCAAGCTGCCTCAAATACTCGAATGGACCGCTTATTATTTGCGTTTCCTGTGTTGTGCTTGTACGTTTCTTTGTTCAACTCGGAAGTGCAAAGAGCCCGTTCGCTTGTCTGTGTTAAGTAGCGCCGCAGTGGTCGCCTCCTGGTTttaagctgtacagtgaaagaaacAGTGAAAATTCTTGTTTTCTTGGGTGTAGCGCGAACGAAACGATAAGCGCACTACACAGGAAACCCAATGATTAAGCGGTCCGTCTGGTTATTTGAGACGACTTGCCATTTTTAGCGACGATATTTTGCTGCGGCGCGCcctttttcaaagttcgtcacgaGAGGTTGCGGTCTGACGGATTTTTTGCACAACCGGTgcgttcagtttcggtttcgcctcgaTCGGAGTCTTGAATTTcgattagttagttagttatgttagttatgttgggtttaGTGGCGCAAAgcaactaaggctatgctgcgccagccacatggtgaaaagaaaaaaggagagaaaaaagagcaaaagaagaCGTCGCTAGTTAGCTCGGCATACATTGTGCTGTGAAAGTCTGATTGAAAAACTATTTTCTCTGAGGGAGTAAATCCGTCAGTCAGGGAAAATTGTGCTTCGTCGTCCAAGTGATTTTTCCTTTACAGTGGTCATGACTATGAATGCGCGGTTAACGATGACTAatggaataaaatgaataatGTTGTGCAGCTGTAGAGAGACCTAAAAGCATTCGCGTAATGTATATACTTTTAAAATTATGGACATGGTACATGGCCTGGTCAATGGGTATGGTATGTGCGTGAGGTGATTTTGTCGAAAAATGTAAGGGGATCGCTCCAGCATTCCCGCCTCACCTGTGTCCTTGTGCGCAAGGACCAGGAGGCAAGTGCTGTGTTCAAAAGAAGCTGTCACAGCACTGACCTCTCGCAAGACGCCGTGCTGTggccacacaggttcgtgaatctTGCAGATCTGTACCGTACAAATACGATGGCGTGCTTCTTATAACATATTTAGAAATTTGGTGTCATCCAGGAAGTTGACAACGTCAGTTAGGGGTATCAGCGCATCATCTCCTAGAAGGAACATGGGGTGACGTGGAATGCGTAACTTGTACAAGGTGTAAAAATGTTTTCTTCGATGTGCTTCCAAATGTGCGCATGTAAGCAAGATGTGCAACACTGTTAGAGGTTCATCGCATTTATTACATGTTGGCTGTTCTTCTTGTTTTAACAAGTAATTATGGGTGATGTGCGTGTGACCAATTCGAAGATGGCACAGGATTACTTCGATAAAACGTTCTTGGTGGTAACATGACTTCCATTCACTTAGGAATGGCTTGATTAGTTGAAGTTTATTGTTGCCTGTCATATTCCATTCCCGTTGCCATTTAGATGTTAGCGCTGTACGGATTGCGCGGATACTATCCCTAACGGGAACATTTACTTGCGAGATACTTAGGttctttgctgctgctgcgcacTGATCTGCCCTTTCATTTCCGGGTATCCCGacgtgacttgggacccagcagAACCGGATATTTTGTCCTTCGCTTAGACGTGATAATACGTTTAAAATGTCGCCGATGAAGGGTTCGTATTGAGAGCGTATATGGAGGGCCTTCAATGCACTCAAGGAATCCGTAAAAAGTATTGCTTCCTTGTATCTAGCACTTTCAATTGTTTTTACTGCCATCCACAAGGCATAACACTCAGCagtaaaaactgaaacaaactgtGGTAATCTGACTGTTTCTTCCCACGCACCTTGGATGACACTGCTACCGACATAGCTAGCCGTtttggagccatcagtgtaaaattCTTTGTATGTGCTGTACCTTTCTTGAACGATGCGAAATTCTTGCAATATGTGTTCACGTGGTGTACCTTGTTTTTTGAGATGCGTCAATGAGAGGTCAAGAAATTGCATAGTTTTTCCAGGGAGGCAGCCTTCTTGGCCTTTTAGTAACAGAAAGGGCATCTGTAGGGACGTTACACTCGCGACATTTTTCTTCGAATCTGAGTATAAGTGGCCTTATTGCATTTCGTTTGTTTGTGTAATGGAGTCGTTTGTCACAGTGTGCGGTAATGTTGTAGCATATGTGGTTTGGCGATGAGCGAACTCTTAGGACATATGTAAGCATTAGCTGCGTTTGTCTGCTGTCCAGTGCCGGTTCGTTACTCTCGGAGTACAAGCTGGGAAGCGGCGAGGTCCGGTATGCACCGGTTGCCAAGCGTATCCCTTTGTTATGTACGGGGTCGAGTCTCTTGAGGTATGATTGTCTCGCTGAACCGTAAACTACACTTCCATAATCTAATTTGCTACGCACCAATGAACGATATATGTGCAGAAGGCACTTACGGTCAGCGCCCCACCGCTTCCGCGACAGAACTTTGAGGACATTGAGTGCCCTAGTCGCTTTAATTTTTAGACTGGTAATGTGTGATAGAAAGTTGAGTTTCTTGTCAAATATGACTCCTAGAAACTTAGTGCTCTTGTTTAACTGGTAAGACTGTTTAATTCAGTTCAAGAATTGGGTCCGGCTGCAAGCCTCTTTTCTGAGAATACACTACGGCAACTGTCTTTTCCCCGGAGAAACAGAAGCCGTTTTTCTCCGCACATTGTGTTAGTTTGTTCAGCGTGATTTGAATCTGTCGTTGACATGTCACCATGTTAGACGCGCGGCACGCAATCTGGAGGTCATCAACGTACAGAGAATGCATCAGTGTGGATGGTATAACTTTGTTTACAGAGTTCATTTTCACAACAAAAAGTGTAGTACTCAGAACGCACCCCTGAGGTACACCGTTTTCTTGAGTAAATACACGAGAGAGTGTCACGCCAAGGCGGACCTGGAAAGTTCGGTTGGACAAAAAGTCGGAGAGACAGTTAAGCGTTCTGCCGCGGATTCCTAGATCCGCCAAGTCTCGTAAAATACCATACCTCCAAGTAGTGTCGTAGGCTTTTTGAAGATCAAAAAAGACTGCTAGCAGTGTTGTTTGTGTAAGAAAGCTTCTCGTATTGTGTTTTCAAGCCGAACTAGGTAGTCAATTGTTGAACAACCTGTTTTGTACCCACATTGGTGGATGTCTAGTGAGTTTTCTGTTTCGAGGAACGTACGTAAGCCTGATGTTAATGACACTCTCGTAGGTTTTTGCAAGACAACTTGTAAGTGCGATTGGCCTATAGCTGTTTGCTAATGTAGAATCTTTTCCCGTTTTTAGGAATGGGATTATAATGGCCTTCTTCCAATCCGTGGGCATTCGACCAGTTTGCCAAATAACGTTGAAGAAAAACAGAAGGGCCTCGACTGTTTTTGGCGACAGGTGGGCGAGCATTGCATAGTGTATTGTGTCAGGACCAGGCGCTGTTTTTTTACCTGTAGAGAGTACTGTGTTCAGTTCATGGATGGTTAAAGGCGCATTGTATGGCAAGTCTAAGAAACCTGCTGTAGGAAGCTTTTCGTTTTCTATAGATTGCTTGTGCCTTAAGAACGTTTCTGAATAGTTTGCTGAGCTAGATATGTTGTAAAAGTGAAGCCCTAATAGGTCTGCCTGTTCCTGTAGGGATGTCTGAGTACCTGTTGTTGAAAGAAAGGGGATGGTATAGGCAGCGTAGTTGCCATTGAACTTGCGAACCTGATCCCACATTCTTTTGGATGTGACCGAGCTGTTTATGGATGAAACGTAGTTTTGCCAGGAGATTTTCTCGGCTTGCCTACGAACATATCTAGCTTTCGCTTTCGCCTTTTTGAAGGAGATGAGGTTATCGTACGTCGGGTACCTCCGGAAGATACCCCAGGCTTTGTTTTGGAGTTTTTTGGCTTCTGTACATTCGTGCGTCCACCAGGGCTTCAAATTCTTTTTAAGCAACCAGAAGACTGAGGGATAGCTCTCTTTGCTGCCGCGATTATACACGTTGTaatcctttcattcatttcatctaCGCTCAGATTATCTAGACTATCTTTATCCAGACTGGCTTGATCGGTAAAGAGAGCCCAGTCTGCCAAATGAAGTCGCCAGCGGGGCTGTCTGGAGGGTATGGTAGGAAGTGCTGTGGTTAGACTGATGAGTGCAGGCATGTGGTCACTATCGTATGGATTATCTATTACCTTCCATTTAAAATCTGTGAACAGCGCTGGAGAGCATAGCGTAAGGTCCAGGCAGCTCATAGCTCCTGAACTTGGGGAGCAGTAAGTTGCAGCGCCAGAATTTAAAAGACAAACATCGTTGGCTAAAATAAAATCTTGAAGTGTTTGTCCTCTAGAGTCAACTGTTTTACTACCCCAAAGCGTGttatgtgcattaaaatcacctgctATCACAAAAGGTTCGGGTAGTTGGTGTAAAATTAATTCTAAATCGCTTACGGTGAATTGCGTGTGCGGTGGAATGTAGAGGGAACAGACGGTGatggttttgtgcgctaaaatggTAACGGCGGCGGCCTCTATATGACTGTTAATATGAATTTCTCTCACTGCTATACCACCTTTAACAACAACAGCCACACCGCCCGACAGTCGGCTTGCCTGCGTACGATCGCGCCGCACAACAGTGAAGCCTTTTAGGATGTTTTGATATCGATCACCTAGGTTGGTTTCCTGAAGGCACAAGGCTACAGGAGAAAAGTCGTGTAGTATTTCCTTTACGTCACCAAAATTGTTTCAAAAGCCCTCTACAGTTCCAATGAATCATAAAAGCCATGTTGAATGTGAAAGTTTAAAAATCGAAGAGCAAGTGAGTAGGATATAGTAGAATGGAAGGTGACTTGCTTCTAAAAGAACTGAAAAAATGCGAGTTCCAAAATGGTGCAGGTTCACTTATTTTACAGGACCCTTTTCTGGCCCTGTAATTGgggtttttgcttttttttggagcggtcgagagtgTCTCGCCGCTCCTTAGGCGCTGCCTGCAGCGCTGGGCTAgaagtagtgtccattgcctcgtgcaAGACGTCGGACAGTTGCTCTAGCGAGCGATGATGGCGTTGTGTAGGCTTCGTCTTGGCAGACGAGGCCTTTGACCCCACCAGAGAAGAGATCGGCAGGACCTCTTTGGCCTCTGAGCTGTCCCGGCTGGTGCCAGTTCTAGGAGAGGCCTCCAGTGTGGCCGCGTTAGGGGAGGGTAGGGCAGCcgtggctgctcccaccgtgggGGCGAGGGGCGGTCGCCTCAGCGCACTACACGTGGCCTGGACGGCCGCCTGatgccgttgtggtgctggcccccgttgcaccacttcggcgaatgaTGACTTTTTAGCAAGGTACGGTGAGAGACGCTGTCTGGCTTCGCGGAAGcttatgttttctttatattTGATAGTGATGATCTCCTTCTCTTTCCTCCAAACTGTGCAGGATCTCGAGTACGCCGGGTGGTCACCATCACAACTTGCACAGTGAGCTTCAGCATTGCAGTCGTCATCAGCAGAGTGTCCCGTAGCACTGCACTTAGCacaagtaagctgccctcggcagctctgtgagGCATggccaaacctttggcacttgaagcagcgccttGGGTTCGGAATGTATAGTCTGACGTGCAACTTCAAGTAGCCTGCTTCTATTTCGTCTGGAAGTGTGCTAGAGTTGAAGGTAACGATTATGTGCCTAGTGAGTATTTCCCTGTTGTCTCGTCTGATTTTTATTCGTTGTACCTGTACAACATTCTCATCCTTCCAGCCGGCCAGGAGTTCGTCATCAGTAAGGTCCATGAGGTCATCGTCTGACACGACACCCTTCACCGTATTCATTGTTCTGTGGCGGTGACAGTTATCGGTTGGTCCCCAAACGCCACAAGGTTCGTCAATTTTTGGTACTGCGACTTATCTTTAACTTCAACCAGCAGGTCCCCACTGGCCATCTTCGTGGCTTTGTAGCCGCTTCCGATGGTCTCAGTGAGACACCTTGACACTAGGAAAGGTGAAATGTTACGGGcttttttgtcggcgttctcacagtggatgacgtgatacttggggaaggtgtctttctttttctggagGATTTCAGCGGTTGCATCGGTGCGCCCCCGTTTCGGGGGACGATCATTTGCGAAAAGGTTGGACGATCCCATTAAATGAGTACATTGTTCGGCAACAATGCcagtcacccaccaccgagcccaacaaggggacacggCAGAGGTTGTGATGGAGCAAGCCCTGCCATGCCAACTGTACATCGttgctataaccgaatatggtgtacCCAAGGTAGGACCatcacacaaggttaaccctcgccgccaggagaaATGGATGTAAAAGGAAGGGAGGAAGACGACAGGACAGATTGAAAGTgcgagagaaagacgaagatgtgagagagataggaaaaggcgactgccgatttcccctgggtgggtcagcccaggggtgccgtctacgtgaagccggggccaaaggggcgtgttgcctctgctagggggccttaaaggtccaagcacccggcgttggctcaacccccaggatccccttttccccggacacggcacagccacgcacggctaggcgtgggaggggccgaacccccattagctcgggtgcgtggtgtcgctacacaccaaacgcctgcttgcgcagacgcccctgcgggggaatTTCGATTATTACTATCTAAAATTACGTGAGTATTTTGTGATTTTTGAAAAATGGGCACGCCATAAATTGTCCCACCCTACAACTCATACCGATGAACAACGGCCATAAAGTTAATAATTACAAAGTTTATTATGAGTTTTTCCTAATTGCTCATTTGAATGTaatttaggtgcggcaaagttttccCCCCTCGGGTAGAGTCCGTTTGCGAAGACAACGCGGGccagcatttttaataatatctggggtttaacgtcccaaaaccccgatatgattatgagagacgccgtagtggagggctccggaaatttcgaccacctggggttctttaacgtgcacctaaatctaagtacacgggcctcaaacattttcgcctccatcgaaaatgcagccgcccatAGCATTTTTATTACAAGTGTGcactgcctgaaaaaaaaaaacaccctgtacatatgtgcagtgggggggggggggggaattaaaACGGCCTTTCATTCTAAGATGTGCCGTTATTCGCGccttcactgtcatggtatgacGCCAGAAAGGGAGTGATGTTATGTACTGCATCACCAGCATGAGCGTAGTCGCATGTACAGCGATTTTACTTATAGTCAGCTTGTAATGCGTTCATGGTGCCACTAATTAAGCACAACAAAATGAGCCTCCCCCCCTCGCCCTCTTTCCCTAtgtcctcttttttttcctgcaagcAGGTAGGGACATAGATTGAACAATATTTACATACGAACAACAACGTTAGTATAACACCGATGGAGTCCTTGTTTCTGTTCTACCAGTATCTACCTAGTACTGACTAGCTTTACTACCGAAACCGCGTCGGCAGGCCATAATAAAAGGCCACAACTTACCACAATCATGACAATGGCAGAGCCCGTGAACAAACTTGAGAAGGACGGACGAGTCGTGGTTCGACGTAGTGTAGTGGCTTGAGTAAATCTTCTTCTTCAGAGACGATCAGCAGCGGTATACAGGAACTGAATATGAATAATTAGAGTAACTGTTTAGAAGCTATACAACGAGGCTTCAATAGCAGCTGAGTTAATtaacgaaagagaaaaaagaacgtTTGATGTCAAAAATACAAGATGAACAAAGCATTCCGTTGCTTTGTTCAATGCAACGTATGCAATGGTTATACCCACtaccagtagcgtagccacaaAGTTTTTCTGGgaaggggcggagggggggggggggggggggcgaggattAAACCCTAATTTATGCAGGTTAGTACGTGCGTTggtatgtgcgcgtgcatatatatgcatgcaaaactgaaaaacaccgggggggggggggggaggggagggggggttaacCTCCAAATTTTTCAGatatgcgctaccactattattgaTACGCCATGCCTCGAGGCATGGCATATCAATAATAGTGGTAGCGTATCCGTGAggcaaccgtcgattaacttgcaaaagaagaaatcaaatgccttaacagttattttTACGCAAacacccacgcgtgccggattgacaggTTCGCTTATTGTATGGACATGCGGAGATAAattttcttgccttctttcttttccgccgttggtGCCCTTGCAGTTCTTAGTCGGAGTTTGTGCTGTCTTGACTTATCTCTTCTCAAACCGAGACAAACCGGATGGACACCTATTCCCGTACGGCACTAAAGGCTTCTCTGGCACTGGCCCCATTACGCGTCAACGCAGCTGCTTCTACGACTCGCGGTTCACGACACCATACGTGGCCTAATTTAAGCACATTGTAACAGCCAAATTGAACGTCTCCAGCGGACAAGACAGGGTTGTCTCATTCTTTCTCGGTTGGGATACAGCGTGCCAAACAAACCGCAACAAGAACCGAAACATCTTGCACTTGATATTAGGAGGAAAATTCAAGTAGACCCCATACCCCGCAAAAAGCACCCTGATCGACATAAAGGGCGGAGACGGGCAAGAGTTCAAGCTCTAACGCAAGTCGAAAgtgacggcacatctaacgcaccagtcctttacaATGATGTGGCCCGATAACCACAGAAACGGGCCGtgtgtctggtcgtagtggacaaTACAGATTCTGTAACGGTATCGGCTACGCTTAACACCCTAgacagcggcacggcagaggaggctgctatcgTCTTTGCTATTATACACGCTTCACAAATACCAGCACCGCACGAACTAACCACCGTAGTTACTGATTGACAAACTGCCTCTCGGAACGTAGCGAAAGAAttggtcacaccctacacaccgtatcctgacataAATGCACCCCACTTTGATACACAGGGTGCGTCTTTACAcgtggacacgcctctctccatggcaatgaacgcgctaatggTAGCTCGAGAGCttacaaaccgggcgccatcggaagagctgtccaacctaGACGATGCACCAACGAACCACTACACTACATTGAAACGCTGCATTACCGGCGAAGCCTTATGTACTTCCTGctaccacacaaatcactcaaccgagaggacgctgttgcctggcgacAGCTTCAGGCCAATTCATTCCCCTACCTTTACATCCTTCCTCGCTTCCACCCCGCACAATAtcctcatactgcccctattaTGGNNNNNNNNNNNNNNNNNNNNNNNNNNNNNNNNNNNNNNNNNNNNNNNNNNNNNNNNNNNNNNNNNNNNNNNNNNNNNNNNNNNNNNNNNNNNNNNNNNNNGCAGTGGTCGCACACATGTCCACACCGGCCAGATAGCGCGTCGTGCTCCACATCGTGCCGTCACACCCCGTGTAAATATAGGTGATAGCG
Above is a window of Rhipicephalus sanguineus isolate Rsan-2018 chromosome 3, BIME_Rsan_1.4, whole genome shotgun sequence DNA encoding:
- the LOC125757830 gene encoding uncharacterized protein LOC125757830, which codes for MNTVKGVVSDDDLMDLTDDELLAGWKDENVVQVQRIKIRRDNREILTRHIIVTFNSSTLPDEIEAGYLKLHVRLYIPNPRRCFKCQRFGHASQSCRGQLTCAKCSATGHSADDDCNAEAHCASCDGDHPAYSRSCTVWRKEKEIITIKYKENISFREARQRLSPYLAKKSSFAEVVQRGPAPQRHQAAVQATCSALRRPPLAPTVGAATAALPSPNAATLEASPRTGTSRDSSEAKEVLPISSLVGSKASSAKTKPTQRHHRSLEQLSDVLHEAMDTTSSPALQAAPKERRDTLDRSKKKQKPQLQGQKRVL